A DNA window from Micromonospora sp. NBC_01739 contains the following coding sequences:
- the ruvA gene encoding Holliday junction branch migration protein RuvA has translation MIASVRGVVTATGPDHAVIEVGGVGLAVQCAPGTIADLRVGQQARLATSLVVREDSLTLYGFADDDAKSLFELLQTASGVGPRLAQAVLAVHTPDAVRKAIANADTAALTRVPGIGKKGAERLVLELRDRIGPVAVGADGAAGVTGGAWPEQVRQALIGLGWTAGQADQAVAAVAETVDGATPPVPVLLKQAIRMLGRTR, from the coding sequence ATGATCGCCAGTGTGCGTGGCGTGGTGACCGCCACCGGCCCGGATCACGCGGTGATCGAGGTCGGCGGGGTCGGCCTGGCCGTGCAGTGCGCCCCGGGCACCATCGCCGACCTGCGGGTCGGCCAGCAGGCCCGACTGGCCACCAGCCTGGTCGTCCGGGAGGACTCGCTGACCCTCTACGGCTTCGCCGACGACGACGCGAAGTCCCTGTTCGAGCTCTTGCAGACCGCCAGTGGGGTGGGCCCCCGCCTGGCCCAGGCGGTGCTGGCCGTGCACACCCCGGACGCGGTACGCAAGGCCATCGCCAACGCCGACACGGCCGCCCTGACCCGGGTCCCCGGCATCGGGAAGAAGGGGGCCGAACGGCTGGTGCTGGAGCTGCGGGACCGGATCGGCCCGGTGGCCGTGGGCGCCGACGGCGCGGCCGGGGTCACCGGTGGTGCCTGGCCGGAGCAGGTCCGCCAGGCGTTGATCGGCCTGGGGTGGACGGCCGGCCAGGCCGACCAGGCGGTGGCCGCGGTGGCGGAGACCGTGGACGGGGCCACCCCGCCGGTGCCGGTGCTGCTCAAGCAGGCCATCCGGATGCTGGGCCGCACCCGATGA
- the ruvC gene encoding crossover junction endodeoxyribonuclease RuvC, whose translation MRVLGVDPGLTRCGVGVVEGVPGRPCTLVAYYVIYTDPADELPTRLLHLDRSLTDLVAEHRPDSVAVERVFSQHNVRTVMGTAQASGIAVLAGARAGLPVQTYTPSEVKAAVTGSGQADKAQMTAMVTRLLRLPEPPRPADAADALALAICHVWRGGTRSKLAAAADRARRGGAR comes from the coding sequence GTGCGGGTGCTCGGCGTCGACCCGGGGCTCACCCGGTGCGGGGTCGGCGTGGTCGAGGGGGTGCCCGGACGTCCCTGCACCCTGGTGGCCTACTACGTGATCTACACCGATCCGGCCGACGAACTGCCGACCCGCCTGCTGCACCTGGACCGGTCGCTGACCGACCTGGTGGCCGAGCACCGGCCGGACAGCGTGGCCGTGGAGCGGGTGTTCAGCCAGCACAACGTGCGTACGGTGATGGGCACCGCGCAGGCCAGCGGGATCGCCGTACTCGCCGGGGCCCGGGCCGGGCTGCCGGTGCAGACGTACACCCCCAGTGAGGTCAAGGCGGCCGTGACCGGTTCCGGTCAGGCCGACAAGGCGCAGATGACGGCCATGGTGACCCGGCTGCTGCGGCTGCCCGAGCCACCCCGCCCGGCCGACGCCGCGGACGCCCTGGCCCTGGCCATCTGTCACGTGTGGCGGGGTGGTACCCGTTCCAAGCTGGCCGCCGCCGCGGACCGGGCGAGACGAGGAGGAGCGAGATGA
- a CDS encoding 3-hydroxybutyrate dehydrogenase — protein sequence MTAEPVALPHVVNVDLTGRTALVTGGGSGIGRACALRLAAAGAEVLVVDRNAEAAQVVATEAGGRAVGLDLADVAAVERLDAEVDIVVNNAGLQHVAPVQEFPVERFEYLQRVMVEAPFLLIRRALPHMYARGWGRIVNISSVHGLRASPYKAAYVAAKHALEGLSKVVALEGAAHGVTANCINPAYVRTALVEGQIADQAATHGIPEHEVIEKIMLARAAIKRLIEPEEVAELLAYLCAPPAAFLTGTSIALDGGWTAN from the coding sequence ATGACGGCAGAACCCGTGGCGCTCCCCCACGTCGTGAACGTCGACCTCACCGGCCGCACCGCGCTGGTGACCGGTGGCGGCAGCGGCATCGGTCGGGCCTGTGCCCTGCGGCTGGCCGCGGCCGGCGCCGAGGTGCTGGTGGTCGACCGCAACGCCGAGGCGGCCCAGGTGGTGGCGACCGAGGCCGGCGGGCGGGCCGTCGGACTGGACCTGGCGGACGTCGCCGCGGTGGAGCGGCTCGACGCCGAGGTGGACATCGTGGTCAACAACGCCGGCCTCCAGCACGTCGCCCCCGTGCAGGAGTTTCCGGTGGAACGCTTCGAGTACCTCCAGCGGGTGATGGTCGAGGCGCCGTTCCTGTTGATCCGGCGGGCCCTGCCGCACATGTACGCCCGGGGCTGGGGTCGGATCGTCAACATCTCCTCGGTGCACGGGCTGCGCGCCTCGCCCTACAAGGCGGCGTATGTCGCGGCCAAACACGCGCTGGAAGGGCTGTCCAAGGTGGTGGCCCTGGAGGGGGCGGCGCACGGGGTCACCGCCAACTGCATCAACCCCGCCTACGTGCGTACCGCCCTGGTGGAGGGTCAGATCGCCGACCAGGCCGCCACCCACGGCATCCCGGAGCACGAGGTGATCGAGAAGATCATGCTGGCTCGGGCCGCGATCAAACGCCTGATCGAACCGGAGGAGGTGGCGGAGCTGCTGGCCTACCTGTGCGCACCCCCGGCGGCCTTCCTCACCGGCACCTCGATCGCGCTCGACGGGGGCTGGACGGCGAACTAG
- a CDS encoding helix-turn-helix domain-containing protein: MSVMSSPLEFLELLAREAAPVEFEGPLVAARSAGLPADRIAELEQAKTVALRVRALLERRRRRESELLSLYDTVSDLAGLRDLDEVLRAIVHRARHLLGADVAYMTLNDAERGDTYMRVTDGSVSARFQRLRLPMGAGLGGLVAQSGAPYVTANYPQDERFHHTREIDAGVGEEGLVAILGVPLRLGSTSIGVLYAANRSARPFAREEVALLLSLAAHAAVAIDTARLLAETRAALAELSSANTTIRAHSASVERAAAAHDRMTALVLRGGGVEDVTAAVTEVLGGALLALDTEGRLLARVGELDEPDRADIVEAVAASRTEGRSVRRGQLWYAAVVAGAENLGALVLHPEGELADADQRILERAALVTALLLLFRRTVAEAEGRVRGELLDDLIARPLRDIEALRGRARRLGVDLDAPHVLVAVDDDAIAATGSARQRVLSWATTYASTRGGLAAARDGRVVLMLPGQDAGGSARAVSRDLSRVTARPVTAGASGPVTGPTSLATAFQEADRCLAALGALGRAGQGASTAELGFVGLLLGTASGGGDAEVSRFLASTIGPVVDYDARRGTALVRTLESYFGVGGSLARAAEMLHVHVNTVTQRLERVGQLLGADWQKPERALEVQLALRLHRLRTG; encoded by the coding sequence ATGTCGGTCATGTCCTCGCCGCTGGAGTTCCTGGAACTACTGGCCCGGGAAGCCGCCCCGGTCGAGTTCGAGGGGCCGCTGGTGGCCGCCCGCTCCGCCGGGCTGCCGGCCGACCGGATCGCCGAGTTGGAGCAGGCCAAGACGGTGGCGCTGCGGGTCCGGGCGCTGCTGGAGCGCCGCCGCCGTCGGGAGAGCGAGCTGCTCAGCCTGTACGACACCGTCAGCGACCTGGCCGGGCTGCGTGACCTGGACGAGGTGCTGCGGGCCATCGTGCACCGGGCCCGGCATCTGCTCGGTGCCGACGTCGCCTACATGACCCTCAACGACGCCGAACGCGGCGACACCTACATGCGGGTCACCGACGGCTCGGTGTCCGCCCGGTTCCAGCGGCTGCGGCTGCCGATGGGGGCCGGACTGGGTGGGTTGGTGGCCCAGTCCGGGGCCCCGTACGTCACCGCGAACTATCCGCAGGACGAACGTTTCCACCACACCCGGGAGATCGACGCCGGGGTGGGTGAGGAGGGGCTGGTAGCCATCCTCGGGGTGCCGCTGCGGCTCGGCTCCACCAGCATCGGGGTGCTCTACGCGGCGAACCGGTCGGCCCGACCCTTCGCCCGGGAGGAGGTGGCCCTGCTGCTCTCCCTGGCCGCGCACGCCGCGGTGGCGATCGACACCGCCCGGCTGCTGGCCGAGACCCGGGCCGCCCTGGCGGAGCTCTCCTCGGCCAACACCACCATCCGGGCGCACAGCGCCTCGGTGGAGCGGGCCGCCGCCGCCCACGACCGGATGACCGCCCTGGTGCTGCGCGGGGGCGGGGTGGAGGACGTCACCGCGGCGGTCACCGAGGTGCTGGGTGGGGCCCTGCTGGCGCTGGACACCGAGGGTCGGCTGCTGGCCCGGGTCGGTGAACTCGACGAGCCGGACCGGGCGGACATCGTGGAGGCGGTGGCCGCCTCCCGGACCGAGGGACGCAGCGTACGCCGAGGTCAGCTGTGGTACGCCGCCGTGGTGGCCGGAGCGGAGAACCTGGGTGCCCTGGTGCTGCACCCCGAGGGGGAACTGGCCGACGCCGACCAGCGCATCCTGGAACGGGCCGCGCTGGTGACCGCCCTGCTGCTGCTGTTCCGGCGTACCGTGGCCGAGGCGGAGGGGCGGGTCCGGGGCGAGTTGCTCGACGACCTGATCGCCCGCCCGCTGCGGGACATCGAGGCGCTGCGCGGCCGGGCCCGCCGCCTCGGCGTCGACCTGGACGCCCCGCACGTGCTGGTGGCCGTCGACGACGACGCCATCGCCGCCACCGGTTCAGCCCGACAGCGGGTGCTCTCCTGGGCCACCACGTACGCCTCGACCCGGGGTGGGCTGGCCGCGGCGCGGGACGGGCGGGTGGTGCTGATGCTGCCCGGGCAGGATGCCGGCGGCAGCGCCCGGGCGGTGTCGCGGGATCTGTCCCGGGTCACCGCCCGACCGGTGACCGCCGGGGCCAGCGGCCCGGTGACCGGCCCCACCTCGCTGGCCACGGCCTTCCAGGAGGCCGACCGTTGCCTGGCCGCGCTGGGCGCTCTGGGCCGGGCCGGGCAGGGTGCCAGCACCGCCGAGCTGGGCTTCGTCGGCCTGCTGCTGGGCACGGCCTCCGGCGGCGGTGACGCCGAGGTCAGCCGGTTCCTGGCCAGCACCATCGGCCCGGTGGTGGACTACGACGCCCGGCGGGGCACCGCCCTGGTACGCACCCTGGAGTCCTACTTCGGGGTCGGTGGCAGCCTGGCCCGGGCCGCCGAGATGCTGCATGTGCACGTCAACACGGTGACCCAGCGGCTGGAGCGGGTCGGGCAGTTGCTCGGCGCGGACTGGCAGAAACCCGAACGGGCCCTGGAGGTGCAGTTGGCCCTGCGGCTGCACCGGCTGCGGACCGGCTGA
- a CDS encoding DedA family protein, with product MLSPVTNLALGPDWLDPEWLISTFGLIGILVIVFAESGLLIGFFLPGDSLLFTTGLLVADGQYLKYPLWLVCLLITIAAIAGDQVGYLFGRKVGPALFRRPNSRLFKQENLLKAHEFFEKYGARSIVLARFVPIVRTFTPIVAGVSRMNYRTFVIYNVVGGILWGTGVTVLGYFLGQIPFVKANIEFILIGIVGISVLPIAVELLRAWLGARRGVTPEERAAAEEAIRETREHYGKH from the coding sequence GTGCTGTCACCCGTCACCAACCTGGCCCTGGGGCCGGACTGGCTGGACCCGGAGTGGCTGATCTCGACCTTCGGGCTGATCGGCATCCTGGTGATCGTCTTCGCCGAGTCCGGGCTGCTGATCGGCTTCTTCCTGCCGGGTGACTCGTTGCTGTTCACCACCGGGTTGCTGGTGGCCGACGGGCAGTACCTCAAATATCCGCTGTGGCTGGTGTGTCTGCTCATCACCATCGCCGCGATCGCCGGTGACCAGGTCGGCTACCTGTTCGGCCGCAAGGTCGGCCCGGCCCTGTTCCGGCGGCCGAACTCCCGCCTGTTCAAACAGGAGAACCTGCTCAAGGCGCACGAGTTCTTCGAGAAGTACGGTGCCCGGTCGATCGTGCTGGCCCGGTTCGTGCCGATCGTGCGGACCTTCACCCCGATCGTGGCCGGGGTCAGCCGGATGAACTACCGCACCTTCGTCATCTACAACGTCGTCGGCGGCATCCTGTGGGGCACCGGGGTGACCGTGCTGGGCTACTTCCTCGGGCAGATCCCGTTCGTCAAGGCCAACATCGAGTTCATCCTGATCGGCATCGTGGGGATCTCCGTCCTGCCGATCGCGGTGGAGTTGCTGCGGGCCTGGCTGGGCGCCCGGCGGGGAGTCACCCCCGAGGAGCGGGCCGCCGCCGAGGAGGCGATCCGGGAGACCCGGGAGCACTACGGCAAGCACTGA
- a CDS encoding TetR/AcrR family transcriptional regulator — protein sequence MTSTADAPRPPGRPRSVHAAGAIIEATLDLLAEGSTIEAISVEAIAARAGVGKATIYRRWSGKDALLHDALRTLKGEQPQPTGRSVREDLITLVGAVGQNVDPRAAKIMPCLVPEVKRNPERYALYQSIVEPRRAVMREVLRRGIRDGELRADLDIEVTLAMITGPMLIQRVMNWNPELDESTLAAKVVDQVLAGIRAR from the coding sequence ATGACTAGCACGGCAGACGCGCCGCGGCCGCCCGGTCGGCCGCGCAGCGTCCACGCGGCCGGAGCGATCATCGAGGCCACCCTCGACCTGCTGGCGGAGGGCAGCACGATCGAGGCGATCTCGGTGGAGGCCATCGCCGCTCGGGCCGGGGTCGGCAAGGCCACCATCTACCGTCGCTGGTCGGGCAAGGACGCCCTGCTGCACGACGCCCTGCGCACCCTCAAGGGTGAGCAGCCGCAGCCGACCGGCCGGTCCGTCCGGGAGGATCTGATCACCCTGGTCGGGGCGGTCGGGCAGAATGTCGACCCCCGCGCGGCGAAGATCATGCCCTGTCTGGTGCCCGAGGTGAAACGCAACCCCGAGCGGTACGCGCTCTACCAGAGCATCGTCGAGCCCCGCCGGGCGGTGATGCGCGAGGTGCTGCGGCGAGGCATCCGCGACGGGGAACTGCGGGCCGACCTGGACATCGAGGTCACCCTGGCCATGATCACCGGTCCGATGCTGATCCAGCGGGTGATGAACTGGAACCCCGAACTCGACGAGTCGACCCTCGCCGCCAAGGTCGTCGACCAGGTGCTGGCAGGCATCCGGGCCCGCTGA
- a CDS encoding MFS transporter: MPPAENTGHPRRWAILGVLVVSLLVVVLDTTILNVALRTIADPVHGLGASHGELEWSVNSYTLAFAGLLFTFGVLGDRAGRRRMLLIGLVLFGLASLCSAYAQNPTQLIAARALMGAGGAAVMPATLSIISNVFDPRERARAIGIWAGAVGLAMAIGPILGGLLLEHFWWGSVFLINVPVIGLGIVLVALLVPESRDPNPGRVDVVGVLLSVVGLVTLTYGIIDGGEHGFGRPVVWATILAGIVVLASFVAFERRSSHPALDVRLFREPRFAVPVALIGLVFFAAMGVMFFSSFYLQMVRGYSPLQTGLIFLPFAVAQLVFAPTSASMVRRYGPRAVSVVGLLLAAVSLAAFAFIDAVTPIWVVLVFFFIQGAGMANIMPPATESIMSSLPREKAGVGSAVSNTIRQTAAALGVAVLGSVLAAGYRNGMAPTLEELPPGARESAGESIAGAYAVAGQLGPAAPQLITAANDAFVSAMHVSAALAAVITVGGALVALRWMPARPGAVVPDPVGEPELAGAA; the protein is encoded by the coding sequence ATGCCGCCTGCTGAAAACACCGGACATCCGAGGAGATGGGCGATCCTCGGGGTGCTGGTGGTCAGTCTGCTCGTGGTCGTCCTGGACACCACGATCCTCAATGTCGCCCTGCGGACCATCGCCGATCCGGTACACGGTCTCGGGGCCAGCCACGGCGAGCTGGAATGGTCGGTCAACTCCTACACCCTGGCCTTCGCCGGACTGCTGTTCACCTTCGGGGTGCTCGGCGACCGGGCCGGTCGGCGTCGCATGTTGCTCATCGGCCTGGTGCTGTTCGGCCTGGCGTCGTTGTGCTCCGCGTACGCGCAGAATCCCACCCAGTTGATCGCGGCCCGGGCGTTGATGGGGGCCGGCGGCGCGGCCGTCATGCCGGCCACCCTGTCGATCATCTCCAATGTCTTCGACCCCCGGGAGCGGGCCCGGGCCATCGGCATCTGGGCCGGCGCGGTGGGATTGGCGATGGCGATCGGCCCGATCCTCGGGGGCCTGCTGCTGGAGCACTTCTGGTGGGGTTCGGTCTTCCTGATCAACGTGCCGGTCATCGGGCTCGGCATAGTCCTGGTGGCCCTGCTGGTGCCGGAGTCCCGGGATCCGAACCCGGGCCGGGTCGACGTGGTCGGGGTACTGCTGTCGGTGGTGGGTCTGGTCACCCTGACCTACGGCATCATCGACGGTGGTGAGCACGGCTTCGGTCGGCCGGTGGTCTGGGCCACCATCTTGGCCGGGATCGTGGTGCTGGCCTCCTTCGTCGCCTTTGAACGGCGCAGCAGCCATCCCGCACTGGACGTACGGCTGTTCCGGGAGCCGCGCTTCGCCGTACCGGTGGCTCTGATCGGGTTGGTCTTCTTCGCCGCCATGGGGGTGATGTTCTTCAGCTCGTTCTACCTGCAAATGGTGCGGGGCTACAGTCCCTTGCAGACCGGTCTGATCTTCCTGCCGTTCGCGGTCGCCCAACTGGTCTTCGCCCCGACCAGCGCCTCGATGGTGCGTCGGTACGGCCCCCGGGCGGTGTCGGTGGTGGGGTTGCTGCTGGCGGCCGTGTCGCTGGCCGCCTTCGCCTTCATCGACGCGGTGACCCCCATCTGGGTGGTGCTCGTCTTCTTCTTCATCCAGGGGGCCGGGATGGCCAACATCATGCCCCCGGCCACCGAGTCGATCATGTCCTCGTTGCCCAGGGAGAAGGCCGGTGTCGGTTCCGCGGTCAGCAACACCATCCGGCAGACGGCCGCCGCGCTGGGGGTGGCGGTGCTCGGCTCGGTGCTGGCCGCCGGCTACCGCAACGGCATGGCGCCGACCCTGGAGGAGTTGCCGCCAGGGGCGCGCGAGTCGGCCGGGGAGTCGATCGCCGGGGCGTACGCCGTCGCCGGTCAGCTCGGGCCGGCGGCGCCGCAGCTGATCACGGCGGCCAACGACGCCTTCGTCTCGGCGATGCACGTCTCCGCGGCGCTGGCCGCCGTGATCACGGTCGGCGGCGCCCTGGTGGCGCTGCGCTGGATGCCGGCCCGGCCCGGGGCAGTCGTGCCGGACCCGGTCGGTGAACCCGAACTGGCTGGTGCGGCGTAG
- a CDS encoding SPFH domain-containing protein, which yields MPLGFILSIATAVITAIAVAVALLGGQRNVRQFGALAAVVALGVTLLLTVTSSAHSVPIRSVGIVTSFGKPTGEVTGSGLKWVAPWQRVGEWDAGRQKYDHIGNDACVRVRTGTLADACVEVLIEWQVKPENAPQQFMDYKGDFGSFRGQRVGVQLDSAVNDAFASYNPLERIDAKTGNLNVDLKPFAESIKSSAETRLGSDVDILSVTITRVNHDDKTEGNIKAFQDKLAQTRNLEQDRRNAEIQKEITETNAKVDKVTRCLEIAEKNGSSPGLCINPGIVTGTAR from the coding sequence ATGCCCCTCGGCTTCATCCTCTCGATCGCCACGGCGGTCATCACGGCCATCGCGGTAGCGGTCGCTCTGCTCGGCGGCCAGCGAAACGTGCGACAGTTCGGTGCCCTCGCGGCGGTCGTCGCACTGGGCGTGACGCTCCTGCTCACGGTCACCTCCAGCGCCCACTCGGTACCGATCCGCTCGGTCGGGATCGTCACCAGCTTCGGCAAGCCGACCGGTGAGGTCACCGGTTCCGGGCTGAAGTGGGTCGCGCCGTGGCAGCGGGTCGGCGAATGGGACGCGGGCCGGCAGAAGTACGACCACATCGGCAACGATGCCTGTGTGCGGGTGCGTACCGGCACCCTCGCCGACGCCTGCGTCGAGGTGCTGATCGAGTGGCAGGTCAAGCCGGAGAACGCCCCGCAGCAGTTCATGGACTACAAGGGCGACTTCGGCAGCTTCCGGGGGCAGCGGGTCGGGGTGCAGCTCGACAGTGCGGTCAACGACGCCTTCGCCTCCTACAACCCGCTGGAGCGCATCGACGCGAAGACCGGCAACCTGAACGTCGACCTCAAGCCCTTCGCCGAGAGCATCAAGTCCAGCGCCGAGACCCGGTTGGGCAGCGACGTCGACATCCTGTCTGTGACCATCACCCGGGTCAACCACGACGACAAGACCGAGGGCAACATCAAGGCCTTCCAGGACAAGCTCGCCCAGACCCGCAATCTCGAACAGGACCGCCGCAACGCCGAGATCCAGAAGGAGATCACCGAGACCAACGCCAAGGTGGACAAGGTGACCCGCTGCCTGGAGATCGCCGAGAAGAACGGCAGCTCCCCGGGGCTGTGCATCAACCCGGGCATCGTCACCGGCACCGCGAGGTGA
- a CDS encoding aminotransferase class V-fold PLP-dependent enzyme: MELEQAQKLWQPQPGWLNTASYGLPPDPAWDAVQQALTDWRRGTGSWEDWSTATDRSRAAFARLTGVPVADVAVGVTVSQLLAPIAAALPPGARVVVPEVEFTSNLFPWLVQQDRGVEVRTVPLAELATSIDADTDLVAFSLVQSADGTIAAYDDIVAAARAHGALVAVDATQACGWLPFEAGRADAVVAGGYKWLMGPRGTAFAYLAPQLRDRLRPDAAGWFAGRDPHSSYYGPPLRLADDARRFDISPAWFSWVGAAPSLELLLEIGVAAVHAHDVALANRFLAGLGQPPGNSAIVTVQVADAQEKLERAGVRAAVRAGNVRASFHLYSTQQDVDLALEALTS, encoded by the coding sequence GTGGAGCTTGAGCAGGCACAGAAGCTGTGGCAACCGCAACCCGGATGGCTGAACACCGCCAGCTACGGTCTACCGCCCGACCCGGCCTGGGACGCGGTGCAGCAGGCCCTGACCGACTGGCGTCGCGGGACCGGGTCCTGGGAGGACTGGAGTACGGCGACGGACCGGTCGCGGGCGGCCTTCGCCCGCCTGACCGGGGTACCGGTGGCCGACGTCGCCGTCGGGGTCACCGTCTCGCAGTTGCTGGCACCGATCGCCGCCGCACTGCCCCCCGGCGCCCGGGTGGTGGTGCCCGAGGTGGAGTTCACCTCCAACCTGTTCCCCTGGCTGGTGCAACAGGACCGGGGGGTCGAGGTACGCACGGTGCCGCTGGCCGAGTTGGCCACCTCGATCGACGCCGACACCGACCTGGTGGCCTTCAGCCTGGTGCAGTCCGCCGACGGCACGATCGCCGCGTACGACGACATCGTCGCGGCGGCCCGGGCGCACGGTGCGCTCGTCGCGGTCGACGCCACCCAGGCCTGCGGCTGGCTGCCCTTCGAGGCGGGCCGGGCCGACGCGGTGGTGGCCGGCGGGTACAAGTGGCTGATGGGTCCGCGCGGGACCGCCTTCGCCTACCTGGCGCCGCAGCTACGGGACCGGCTGCGCCCGGACGCGGCGGGCTGGTTCGCCGGACGTGATCCCCACAGCTCCTACTACGGTCCGCCGCTGCGACTGGCCGACGACGCCCGCCGGTTCGACATCTCGCCGGCCTGGTTCAGCTGGGTCGGCGCGGCCCCGAGCCTGGAGCTGCTGCTGGAGATCGGGGTGGCGGCGGTGCACGCCCACGACGTGGCGCTGGCCAACCGGTTCCTCGCCGGGCTGGGACAGCCGCCGGGGAACAGCGCGATCGTCACCGTGCAGGTAGCGGACGCACAGGAGAAGCTCGAACGGGCCGGGGTCCGGGCGGCGGTACGCGCCGGCAACGTCCGGGCCTCCTTCCACCTGTACTCCACCCAGCAGGACGTCGACCTGGCCCTGGAGGCCCTGACCAGCTGA